From Rutidosis leptorrhynchoides isolate AG116_Rl617_1_P2 chromosome 3, CSIRO_AGI_Rlap_v1, whole genome shotgun sequence, a single genomic window includes:
- the LOC139898947 gene encoding metallothionein-like protein type 2, with protein MSSCCSGKCGCGSSCKCGSGCNGCGMYPDVETSATTVMIVDGVAPKQMFGESSFVAEGGHACKCGDSCTCNPCNCK; from the exons ATGTCTTCTTGTTGCAGTGGAAAGTGCGGTTGTGGCTCAAGCTGCAAATGCGGCAGCGGCTGCAACGG ATGTGGAATGTACCCGGACGTTGAGACCTCGGCCACCACCGTCATGATCGTTGATGGTGTTGCACCCAAGCAGAT GTTTGGTGAGAGCAGCTTTGTTGCAGAAGGTGGACATGCTTGCAAGTGTGGAGACAGCTGCACATGCAATCCTTGCAACTGCAAATGA